One genomic window of Sulfuricurvum sp. IAE1 includes the following:
- the glp gene encoding gephyrin-like molybdotransferase Glp, producing MISYETSQNMLSLLGVGSVRSERVFLSHALGRILAEDIVASEDYPAHPTSAMDGYAIRHADLAEFDTLVIEGDNPAGSEKIGSVIAGMCIKTFTGSLMPEGSDTLIPIENVRVSEGEIVIEKPVPIGFAVRPVGESYRCGETLIERGTRLGFAQIGVLAGINRVMVSVAQRPKVAVLATGSEILDIGEESRHAGQIRSSNSYTLQALIEQSGGECVQLGIVGDDKKAIEQRFEEALRSADIVVTTGGVSVGDYDFVKHIIPRLGADVIFKGVNIKPGQHVLVAQRGEKFIVALPGFAYSSTVTFILYAAPLIARMSGVENPFEPIEATLKTPFAKRSNKSEFAACNLTFSDGRYWVDFEGKKSGSSAILTNLLGNAGLMICGEEDSELEAGTQVRVIKL from the coding sequence ATGATCTCGTACGAGACGTCGCAGAACATGCTCTCGCTGCTGGGAGTGGGGAGCGTTCGGAGCGAGCGGGTTTTTCTCAGTCATGCGCTGGGCCGCATTCTGGCCGAGGACATTGTAGCGTCTGAGGATTATCCCGCCCATCCGACCTCGGCGATGGACGGTTATGCGATCCGGCATGCCGATCTGGCCGAATTCGACACCCTTGTAATCGAAGGGGACAATCCGGCCGGTAGCGAAAAAATCGGCAGCGTGATCGCCGGGATGTGCATCAAGACGTTTACCGGTTCGTTGATGCCCGAAGGTTCCGATACCCTGATCCCGATCGAAAACGTACGGGTGAGCGAAGGGGAAATCGTGATCGAAAAACCGGTTCCGATCGGGTTTGCCGTTCGTCCGGTAGGGGAAAGTTACCGCTGCGGTGAAACCCTTATCGAACGGGGGACCCGTCTGGGATTTGCCCAGATCGGTGTCCTGGCGGGAATCAACCGTGTGATGGTGAGCGTCGCGCAGCGCCCGAAAGTGGCCGTATTGGCCACCGGAAGCGAAATCCTCGATATCGGGGAAGAGTCGCGTCATGCCGGGCAGATCCGCAGCTCCAACAGTTATACCCTTCAGGCCCTCATCGAGCAGTCCGGGGGAGAATGCGTTCAGCTGGGAATCGTAGGGGATGACAAAAAAGCGATTGAGCAGCGGTTCGAAGAGGCGCTTCGCTCTGCCGATATCGTCGTGACGACGGGGGGAGTGAGCGTCGGGGATTACGATTTCGTCAAGCATATCATCCCTCGGCTGGGAGCCGATGTGATCTTCAAGGGGGTCAACATCAAGCCCGGACAACACGTGCTGGTCGCGCAGCGCGGCGAGAAATTCATCGTCGCACTCCCCGGCTTCGCCTACTCCTCGACGGTGACGTTCATCCTGTACGCCGCTCCGCTGATTGCGCGGATGAGCGGGGTCGAAAACCCGTTCGAGCCGATCGAGGCGACCCTGAAGACCCCGTTTGCGAAGCGTTCGAACAAAAGCGAATTTGCCGCATGCAACCTGACTTTTTCCGATGGGCGCTACTGGGTCGATTTCGAAGGGAAAAAGAGCGGAAGTTCGGCGATTCTGACCAATCTGCTTGGGAATGCGGGACTGATGATCTGCGGTGAAGAGGACAGCGAACTCGAAGCCGGAACGCAGGTCCGCGTTATTAAACTCTAA